One Brassica napus cultivar Da-Ae chromosome C4, Da-Ae, whole genome shotgun sequence genomic region harbors:
- the LOC106426576 gene encoding phenolic glucoside malonyltransferase 1-like, protein MVSALNVIDVSRVTPSDSPEPFTLSLTFFDLLWYKLHPVQRVIFYRLADATRPFFDSVIVPNLKSSLSSSLSHYLPLAGKLVWDSLDKKPSLKYSQNDAVSFTVAESNAEFSLLTGNKPFPTTELYPLVPELQVSDESASAVSFQVTLFPNQGFCIGVTAHHAVLDGKTTTMFLKFWANTCKRQQDQTVNASVSQDLIPIYDRTVIKAPGDIETKIMNQLSSFFKMVSGGKEPENPRSLKILPSQELSPDVVRFTLDLTREDIQTLRERLKRESSASSSPKELRLSTFVVTFSYAFTCLVRARGGDPNRPVGYGFAVDCRSLLDPPVPSNYFGNCVSASLGMPLTAETFMGEEGFLSAARMVSDSVDGLDETVALKLPEIMGAFMSSLPPGAQLLSVAGSTRFGVYELDFGWGKPQRVVIVSIDQGEAISMAEGRDGNGGVEIGFSLKKHEMESLIDLLHQGLKS, encoded by the coding sequence ATGGTGTCTGCACTTAACGTCATCGACGTGTCACGAGTCACCCCTTCTGACTCACCCGAGCCATTCACTCTCTCGCTCACTTTCTTCGATCTTCTCTGGTACAAACTCCACCCTGTCCAACGAGTCATCTTCTACCGACTCGCTGACGCAACTCGACCTTTCTTCGACTCAGTCATCGTGCCCAATCTCAAGTCCTCTCTTTCCTCATCCCTCTCTCACTACCTCCCACTCGCCGGAAAACTCGTCTGGGACTCACTCGACAAAAAGCCTAGCCTTAAATATTCCCAAAACGACGCCGTTTCATTCACTGTGGCTGAGTCGAACGCAGAATTCTCACTCTTAACCGGTAACAAACCGTTCCCCACCACCGAGTTGTACCCACTGGTGCCCGAGTTACAAGTCTCCGACGAGTCAGCCTCAGCCGTATCGTTTCAAGTCACGCTTTTTCCAAACCAAGGGTTTTGCATCGGCGTAACCGCACACCATGCCGTCTTAGATGGGAAAACGACAACCATGTTTCTCAAATTCTGGGCCAACACATGCAAACGCCAACAAGACCAAACGGTGAACGCTTCCGTATCGCAGGATTTAATCCCGATTTACGATCGTACGGTCATAAAAGCTCCGGGCGATATCGAAACGAAGATTATGAATCAGTTGAGTTCCTTCTTCAAAATGGTCTCCGGCGGCAAAGAACCAGAGAACCCGCGGAGCTTAAAGATTCTTCCGTCGCAGGAGCTTAGTCCCGACGTCGTCCGATTCACTCTCGATCTCACTCGTGAGGATATCCAAACGCTTCGAGAGCGACTCAAGAGAGAATCTTCTGCTTCCTCGTCACCTAAAGAGCTTCGATTGTCGACGTTTGTGGTTACGTTCTCGTACGCGTTTACTTGTTTGGTCAGAGCTCGTGGCGGAGATCCGAACAGACCAGTCGGGTACGGGTTCGCGGTGGATTGTCGGAGCCTTCTTGACCCGCCGGTTCCGTCGAATTACTTCGGGAACTGCGTGTCGGCGTCGCTTGGAATGCCGTTAACGGCGGAGACGTTTATGGGTGAAGAAGGGTTCTTGAGTGCTGCGAGGATGGTTAGTGATTCGGTTGATGGATTGGATGAAACGGTGGCGTTGAAGCTTCCGGAGATTATGGGAGCGTTTATGAGTAGTCTTCCACCAGGAGCGCAGCTTTTATCTGTTGCCGGGTCGACCCGGTTTGGAGTGTACGAGTTGGATTTCGGGTGGGGCAAACCGCAGAGAGTTGTGATTGTGTCGATCGATCAAGGTGAAGCGATATCTATGGCGGAGGGTAGAGATGGGAATGGTGGTGTGGAGATTGGCTTCTCGCtcaagaaacatgaaatggaGTCTTTGATTGATTTGCTTCATCAGGgtttaaaaagttaa